The following proteins are encoded in a genomic region of Chloroflexota bacterium:
- a CDS encoding N-acetylmuramoyl-L-alanine amidase: MTPRTAEHDPRATRAGRAGAGIALVVLLAMVPIVVACVVPRVAPTPEAPQHQESAGALDWPDDGRTPVASDDARTPIAFDGTGDFPSFPLPDGEPAPLGPALFRSGFSNPLPPSPVWDPPGQKRVGIQAGHWKTSDVPYELRNLSPGTSAGGWQEWEVNLLIANKVKEILEDAGVAVDLLPSTVPIRYRAHAFVAIHADGDANGSYAGYKIARSGFSSIPDADDVFVDTLYREYATTTGLPRDSDAHISRRMIYYYAFNTRRYQHAIDLGTPAAIIETGYLTNAGDRALLTNRPELPAEGIANGILRYLELEIGAMPDPSG; encoded by the coding sequence ATGACGCCCCGCACCGCAGAGCACGATCCGCGTGCGACGCGCGCGGGGCGCGCTGGCGCCGGAATCGCCCTCGTCGTCCTCCTCGCGATGGTTCCGATCGTGGTGGCGTGTGTCGTCCCACGCGTCGCGCCGACTCCGGAGGCGCCGCAACATCAGGAATCCGCGGGAGCGCTCGACTGGCCCGATGATGGGCGGACGCCAGTGGCTTCCGACGATGCTCGGACGCCGATAGCCTTCGACGGGACCGGTGACTTTCCATCGTTCCCGCTGCCAGATGGGGAGCCAGCCCCGCTCGGCCCTGCGCTTTTCCGGTCCGGTTTCTCCAACCCATTGCCCCCCAGCCCGGTATGGGACCCACCCGGGCAAAAGCGTGTCGGGATTCAAGCCGGCCACTGGAAGACCAGCGACGTGCCGTACGAGCTCCGAAACTTGTCTCCCGGCACCTCCGCTGGGGGCTGGCAGGAGTGGGAGGTGAACCTCCTGATCGCCAACAAGGTGAAAGAGATCCTGGAGGACGCGGGCGTAGCGGTCGATCTTCTTCCATCAACGGTGCCGATTCGCTATCGCGCCCACGCGTTCGTCGCGATCCACGCCGACGGCGACGCGAACGGCAGCTACGCGGGCTATAAGATCGCGCGATCGGGCTTCAGCTCGATTCCCGACGCGGACGATGTGTTCGTCGATACGCTGTATCGTGAGTACGCGACGACGACAGGCCTTCCGCGCGACTCGGACGCCCACATCAGTCGGCGGATGATCTACTATTACGCGTTCAATACTCGCCGGTACCAACACGCGATCGATCTCGGAACGCCCGCGGCGATTATCGAAACCGGGTATTTGACGAACGCCGGAGACCGCGCCCTCCTGACGAACCGGCCAGAATTGCCGGCGGAGGGAATCGCGAATGGAATTCTTCGGTACCTGGAGCTGGAGATCGGGGCCATGCCAGACCCCTCAGGGTAG
- the recF gene encoding DNA replication/repair protein RecF has protein sequence MHLQSVQLTNYRNFRRLALTLEDGPTIIEGRNAQGKTNLLEAVELLATTKSARASSDRELINWAILDSARNEGNPLEAYGKISAIVAHERGDVRADVILRVAEADGAAPTVTKAFRLNGVPRRALEFVGEINVVSFAPDDVALVDGPPSGRRRYLDVMNAQISSRYLRTLQRYGKVLIQRNALLRRVRENGRPDSSLSVWDEELASNGALLLQERARAVAALGARADSWFRDLGGWGQHLQITYRPGIADGQAEPLHNLPAQGDDALGRIHAAFCRALEDAAPRERILGMSLVGPHRDDLAFVVDGVDLNTFGSRGQQRLAALSLKLAELDLMSGATGARPILLLDDVLSELDQQKQASVLRVAAASGQTLLTVTSFDAVRDALPNASALHLEAGAIEPLRRAR, from the coding sequence GTGCATCTTCAATCAGTTCAGCTCACAAACTACCGCAATTTTCGACGGTTAGCGTTAACCCTCGAAGACGGTCCGACAATTATCGAGGGGCGAAACGCCCAAGGGAAGACAAACCTTCTGGAAGCGGTCGAGTTGCTCGCAACGACGAAGTCCGCGCGGGCGAGTTCGGACCGCGAGCTGATCAACTGGGCCATTCTCGACAGCGCACGGAACGAAGGGAATCCACTCGAAGCGTACGGCAAGATCAGCGCGATCGTTGCCCATGAGCGCGGAGACGTACGGGCAGACGTAATCCTCCGGGTCGCGGAGGCCGATGGCGCCGCGCCCACGGTGACGAAGGCTTTTCGGCTCAACGGGGTTCCCCGACGGGCCCTCGAATTCGTGGGCGAGATCAACGTCGTCTCCTTCGCGCCAGATGACGTTGCGCTCGTGGACGGACCGCCGAGCGGGCGCCGTCGATATCTCGACGTGATGAACGCGCAGATCAGCTCGCGCTACCTGCGGACCTTGCAGCGGTATGGCAAGGTCCTGATCCAGCGAAATGCGCTCCTTCGCCGCGTCCGCGAGAACGGGCGGCCAGATTCGTCGCTGTCCGTGTGGGACGAAGAGTTGGCGAGTAATGGCGCGCTCCTGTTGCAGGAGCGAGCGCGCGCGGTTGCCGCCCTGGGCGCACGGGCGGATAGCTGGTTTCGTGATCTCGGAGGCTGGGGCCAACACCTACAGATCACGTACCGACCGGGGATCGCCGACGGGCAAGCCGAGCCGCTCCACAACCTTCCGGCCCAGGGGGATGATGCGCTCGGTCGTATCCACGCCGCGTTTTGCAGGGCCCTGGAAGACGCCGCGCCCCGCGAGCGCATTCTGGGCATGTCCCTCGTCGGGCCCCACCGGGATGACCTCGCGTTCGTTGTCGACGGGGTGGACCTGAATACGTTTGGGTCTCGGGGCCAGCAGCGCCTCGCGGCCCTCAGCCTCAAGCTTGCCGAGCTGGACCTCATGAGCGGGGCGACCGGTGCGCGCCCGATCCTTCTCCTGGACGATGTGCTGAGCGAGCTGGATCAACAAAAACAGGCCTCAGTGCTGCGCGTGGCCGCCGCGAGCGGGCAGACGCTCCTCACGGTGACATCCTTTGATGCCGTGCGCGATGCACTGCCGAACGCCTCGGCTCTACACTTAGAGGCGGGAGCGATCGAGCCGTTGAGGAGAGCGCGATGA
- a CDS encoding twin-arginine translocase TatA/TatE family subunit codes for MNFLGMGPMELVVILVLALVIFGPEKLPEIAQQVARAVREVRRLSTEVTSEIQRELEPERPTTTPTESVSRPAPSPPPPAPNGTTIQRPARAKSPADDREIEPPY; via the coding sequence ATGAACTTTCTCGGAATGGGGCCGATGGAGCTCGTGGTCATCCTGGTGCTGGCGCTGGTCATTTTTGGCCCCGAGAAGCTGCCGGAGATCGCGCAACAGGTGGCCCGGGCCGTGCGCGAGGTGCGACGCCTCAGCACGGAAGTCACATCGGAAATCCAGCGCGAGCTGGAGCCCGAGCGGCCGACCACAACCCCGACGGAGTCGGTCAGCCGGCCGGCGCCGTCGCCCCCGCCGCCTGCGCCCAATGGGACGACCATTCAACGGCCTGCCCGGGCGAAGTCGCCCGCCGACGACCGCGAAATCGAGCCTCCGTACTGA
- a CDS encoding bifunctional nuclease family protein — protein sequence MIEVFVESIRVNMANYKRVVMLKEKDSSRYLPIWIGHFEADAIAIPMQKVPVSRPLTHDLLRLAITALGARLERVVINDLADETFFAKLILEQDGRSVEVDARPSDAIALAIRTEVPIFVEERVLDSAGMVFDGEGEAEGEGKEREESTPIDEEKLSVFRQFINTLDIDDTEKGGEGKA from the coding sequence TTGATCGAGGTATTTGTCGAAAGCATCCGTGTGAACATGGCGAATTACAAGCGCGTCGTGATGCTGAAGGAAAAAGACTCGAGCCGGTACCTTCCCATCTGGATCGGGCACTTTGAGGCGGATGCCATCGCCATTCCGATGCAAAAGGTCCCAGTCAGTCGCCCCCTCACCCATGACCTCTTGAGGCTTGCGATCACCGCGCTCGGGGCGCGACTGGAGCGCGTGGTCATCAACGACCTCGCCGACGAGACCTTCTTCGCCAAGCTCATCCTCGAACAGGACGGTCGAAGCGTGGAGGTAGACGCGCGGCCCAGCGACGCCATCGCGCTCGCTATTCGCACGGAGGTGCCGATTTTCGTCGAGGAGCGCGTACTCGACTCCGCCGGGATGGTGTTCGACGGAGAAGGCGAAGCCGAGGGCGAAGGTAAAGAGCGCGAGGAGAGCACGCCGATCGACGAGGAAAAGCTCTCCGTCTTTCGCCAGTTCATCAATACCCTCGACATCGATGACACCGAAAAGGGCGGCGAGGGAAAGGCGTGA
- a CDS encoding molybdenum cofactor biosynthesis protein MoaE translates to MLSVRLFASIREVVGANTLQIELPENATVDMLTRAIQARYPQLRELPGARVSVNFEYVDANHPIRPNDELAVIPPVSGGSGHFEITRDELTADGIASLVGSPDCGAVTVFLGTARRISRGREVEYLEYEAYPEMAIRKLEQIAEEIRERWGTSRIAVRHRVGRVDLGEASVAIAVATEHRAEGFAACQYAIDRLKEIVPIWKKEVWVGGGEWIGWDCAVDPMLEAAPPRG, encoded by the coding sequence ATGCTCTCCGTGCGACTCTTCGCATCGATTCGTGAGGTCGTCGGCGCCAACACCCTCCAGATCGAGCTCCCCGAGAACGCCACCGTGGACATGTTGACGCGGGCAATCCAGGCCCGCTACCCGCAGCTCCGCGAGCTTCCAGGGGCGCGAGTCAGCGTCAACTTCGAGTACGTCGACGCCAACCATCCCATTCGCCCGAACGATGAGCTTGCGGTCATTCCTCCGGTCAGCGGCGGCAGCGGCCATTTCGAGATCACACGAGACGAATTGACGGCCGACGGAATCGCGAGCCTCGTCGGGTCGCCGGACTGCGGCGCCGTTACCGTATTCCTGGGAACGGCTCGGCGGATATCGCGCGGGCGAGAGGTTGAATACCTGGAGTACGAAGCGTATCCCGAGATGGCGATCCGCAAGCTCGAGCAAATCGCGGAGGAGATCCGCGAGCGGTGGGGCACGAGCCGAATCGCCGTGCGCCATCGCGTCGGGCGGGTGGATCTCGGCGAAGCGTCTGTGGCGATCGCCGTGGCGACAGAGCACCGCGCCGAGGGCTTCGCCGCCTGTCAATACGCCATCGACCGACTGAAGGAGATCGTCCCCATCTGGAAGAAGGAAGTGTGGGTCGGCGGCGGAGAATGGATCGGGTGGGATTGCGCGGTCGACCCAATGCTGGAAGCGGCCCCTCCGCGTGGTTGA
- a CDS encoding SdpI family protein produces MNRGPSIVASVAIVAAMIAMSMWAWMHLPPGARIAVHWASNGTPDRYAYKVQALLQLPIVACLVSVIFAAVPRALSGRLTRGALWGISEETYAGIWAGIWVTCLLAISGNHAVTVLMAAGAAPAMVVQTEIGILFIILGSYHLGNVQRTSLLGVRTPWTLASDLAWTRSQHMAGRALIAMGLSVVFLALYGNELLLMGGFVGWVGVFLAGVMAYSYRLWRLDPRRRVAEES; encoded by the coding sequence ATGAATCGAGGACCGAGTATCGTCGCGAGCGTCGCCATCGTCGCGGCGATGATCGCGATGAGCATGTGGGCCTGGATGCACCTGCCGCCGGGCGCGCGGATCGCCGTGCACTGGGCCTCCAACGGTACACCCGATCGTTACGCGTACAAAGTCCAGGCGCTGCTGCAGCTTCCGATCGTTGCGTGCCTCGTATCCGTGATATTCGCCGCCGTGCCCAGGGCGCTATCGGGACGGTTGACTCGCGGTGCGCTGTGGGGAATCAGTGAGGAAACGTATGCCGGCATTTGGGCGGGCATATGGGTGACGTGTCTCCTCGCTATCTCGGGAAACCACGCGGTCACGGTGTTGATGGCCGCGGGCGCTGCTCCTGCGATGGTCGTGCAAACAGAGATCGGCATCCTGTTCATCATTCTGGGCAGCTACCATTTGGGGAACGTGCAGCGAACATCTTTGCTGGGCGTGCGCACGCCGTGGACTCTGGCGAGCGATCTCGCGTGGACGCGGAGCCAGCATATGGCCGGCCGTGCGCTCATCGCTATGGGACTATCGGTCGTATTTCTCGCGCTCTACGGGAATGAGCTGCTGCTGATGGGTGGCTTCGTTGGCTGGGTGGGCGTCTTTCTGGCCGGGGTTATGGCCTATTCGTACCGCCTCTGGAGGCTGGACCCGCGCCGTCGGGTTGCGGAGGAGTCGTAG
- the rsfS gene encoding ribosome silencing factor has product MQRASESGAARLEALDVAKQIVEIASDKQASDIVVLDLRRISLLADYFVVCSGSSERQITAIVDAIIDSLRTTWHLRPLRQEGTPASGWVLLDYGDVVVHVFAPAERDYYQLEELWSHALPVVRVQ; this is encoded by the coding sequence ATGCAACGGGCGAGTGAGTCGGGAGCGGCGCGACTGGAGGCACTGGACGTCGCGAAGCAGATCGTCGAGATCGCTTCAGACAAGCAGGCGAGCGACATCGTCGTTCTCGACCTGAGACGCATCTCGCTGCTGGCGGACTACTTCGTGGTTTGCAGCGGAAGCAGCGAACGCCAGATCACCGCCATCGTCGACGCAATCATCGATTCCCTGCGGACGACCTGGCATCTTCGCCCGCTGCGCCAGGAAGGAACGCCGGCATCGGGATGGGTGCTCCTCGATTACGGCGACGTCGTCGTGCATGTCTTTGCGCCCGCTGAACGCGATTACTACCAGCTCGAGGAGCTATGGTCGCACGCGCTCCCGGTCGTTCGAGTCCAGTGA
- a CDS encoding FAD-binding oxidoreductase, whose amino-acid sequence MVDLAADVAAALRAEIPDERIVADRNALAAYRGIAWGVAESKLPLSRPIAPPLVAVQPRNVADVCATLQVARTLGACVVPYGSGTGVQGGASPLEGSIVIDLGRMDGIRSISRKDRSARVEPGVLLGALDAAANEHGLMVGHDPWSQPIASVGGAVSTNGVGYLAGKYGPMGSQVLGLEVVLADGCVVRTKAVPKASVGPSLQSLFIGAEGVFGVITEVDVQLFPVPERRELSGYRFANFEAGLRAVVDMFSVALRPSMIDFEEDEPARGTLRLGSLVDLPSPMYLAFEGFAEEVAAQRARADEICLGHGGARLDPTEVQEFWDTRHSSAERWVRERRADPLGVAQTHRVRRWTSAYVNLSLPVSAILEFRRRAAAALAPCRLAVKASGLWGMPELYSVRFEHQFPDDPRAPDELDRGTDLGLQIAQELGGSMEYCHGVGVRLSHLMASELGTGLELLRRLKQTLDPNGLLNPGKLAL is encoded by the coding sequence GTGGTCGACCTCGCAGCCGACGTCGCGGCGGCGCTTCGGGCCGAAATCCCCGACGAACGGATCGTCGCCGATCGAAACGCCCTCGCCGCCTATCGCGGGATCGCCTGGGGCGTCGCGGAATCGAAGCTCCCCCTTTCCCGCCCCATCGCTCCTCCGTTGGTCGCTGTGCAGCCTCGGAACGTGGCGGACGTGTGTGCCACCCTGCAGGTTGCGCGGACCCTGGGAGCCTGCGTCGTTCCGTACGGCTCAGGCACGGGCGTTCAGGGCGGCGCATCGCCGCTGGAAGGCTCCATCGTGATCGACCTCGGCCGCATGGATGGCATCCGGTCGATCAGCCGGAAGGATCGGTCCGCTCGGGTGGAGCCTGGGGTCTTGCTCGGTGCCTTGGATGCGGCCGCCAACGAGCATGGATTGATGGTCGGACACGATCCGTGGAGTCAGCCGATTGCCAGCGTGGGTGGCGCTGTATCCACCAACGGAGTCGGATATCTGGCTGGAAAGTACGGCCCCATGGGCAGCCAGGTGCTCGGGCTCGAAGTGGTGCTCGCCGATGGATGCGTGGTTCGAACGAAGGCGGTGCCGAAGGCGTCGGTCGGCCCCTCGCTGCAGAGCCTGTTCATCGGCGCGGAAGGCGTCTTTGGCGTCATCACAGAAGTGGACGTTCAGCTTTTTCCTGTCCCAGAGCGCCGGGAGCTGTCCGGATATCGCTTCGCGAACTTCGAGGCCGGCCTGCGCGCCGTCGTCGACATGTTCTCGGTCGCCCTTCGTCCCTCGATGATCGATTTCGAGGAGGACGAGCCGGCCCGGGGCACGCTCCGCCTGGGGTCGCTCGTCGACCTGCCGTCGCCGATGTACCTCGCCTTCGAGGGCTTCGCCGAGGAGGTGGCGGCGCAGCGGGCGCGCGCGGACGAGATCTGTCTGGGCCACGGTGGGGCTCGCCTGGATCCGACTGAGGTTCAGGAGTTCTGGGACACGCGTCATTCCTCCGCCGAGCGCTGGGTTCGCGAACGGCGCGCCGACCCTCTGGGCGTGGCGCAGACCCATCGCGTGCGGAGGTGGACGAGTGCGTACGTGAACCTGAGTCTGCCGGTCTCGGCAATCCTCGAATTTCGCCGCCGCGCCGCGGCCGCCCTCGCTCCGTGTCGGCTGGCGGTGAAGGCGTCCGGTCTTTGGGGGATGCCCGAGCTGTACTCCGTGCGGTTTGAGCACCAGTTTCCGGACGATCCGCGAGCCCCGGATGAGCTCGATCGCGGAACAGACCTCGGCCTGCAAATCGCGCAGGAGCTGGGCGGGTCGATGGAGTACTGCCACGGCGTGGGGGTACGTCTATCCCACCTCATGGCATCGGAGCTGGGCACCGGTCTGGAGCTTCTCCGGCGACTAAAGCAGACGTTAGACCCGAACGGGCTGCTCAATCCGGGGAAGCTGGCGCTGTAG
- a CDS encoding cytochrome c, whose protein sequence is MHRPGMRLSTGSSTSGRQPTAHRRIRGTLAALLTGLALLSGCTPSPGPNPAIHLGPNLSAASLNADPNVPGDPNIGRQLFTDSKFYPPSGCASCHTLRNVSSGIYPGAPNLTNVSLRPTLADNALQNTPEQMKAWIMDPPSQKPNAKMPKLQNMTDADAENLTAFLYSQPFNPEQ, encoded by the coding sequence ATGCATAGACCTGGTATGCGGCTGTCAACCGGCTCCTCGACTTCGGGACGGCAGCCCACCGCACACAGGAGGATTCGCGGGACGCTGGCCGCTCTCCTGACGGGGCTCGCGCTCCTCAGCGGCTGCACCCCCAGCCCCGGACCGAATCCGGCCATCCACCTCGGTCCTAACCTCTCCGCGGCATCCCTGAACGCCGATCCAAACGTGCCCGGCGACCCGAACATCGGGCGCCAGCTTTTCACAGACAGCAAGTTCTATCCTCCTAGCGGCTGCGCAAGCTGCCACACGCTTCGAAACGTCAGCTCCGGCATCTATCCCGGCGCGCCGAATCTCACGAATGTCTCGCTCCGACCGACGCTGGCGGACAACGCCCTGCAAAACACGCCTGAGCAGATGAAAGCGTGGATCATGGACCCGCCATCCCAGAAGCCAAACGCGAAGATGCCGAAGCTGCAGAACATGACAGACGCGGATGCCGAGAATCTGACGGCGTTCCTGTACAGCCAGCCGTTCAATCCAGAGCAGTAG
- a CDS encoding cytochrome c3 family protein, whose amino-acid sequence MLIGLRRLVLVAVPAVGIAALIAFITVLAPPMLASIPHPAPKEPIHFDHSVHVQTAGLDCTFCHRTTAIGATAGYPDVQQCMFCHQVIASTTASNASLTTAEAQDSLDKIRQAWQQQQPVNWERVHRIPDHVRFLHEAHINAGFQCSTCHGDVGSMSQVVQVRPLNMGDCVGCHRDNGAPTECATCHK is encoded by the coding sequence ATGCTGATCGGCCTCCGACGGCTCGTCCTCGTAGCCGTACCCGCCGTCGGTATCGCCGCCCTTATCGCATTTATTACCGTCCTTGCTCCTCCGATGCTGGCGAGCATTCCGCATCCCGCGCCGAAGGAGCCGATCCATTTCGACCACAGCGTGCACGTGCAAACCGCCGGCCTTGATTGCACCTTCTGCCATCGAACGACCGCGATCGGGGCGACGGCCGGGTATCCGGATGTGCAGCAGTGCATGTTCTGCCACCAGGTCATCGCCTCGACGACCGCGTCGAACGCATCGCTCACGACCGCCGAAGCGCAGGACTCGCTCGACAAGATTCGACAGGCGTGGCAACAGCAGCAGCCGGTCAACTGGGAGCGCGTCCATCGAATTCCCGATCACGTGCGCTTCCTCCACGAGGCGCACATCAATGCGGGCTTCCAATGTTCGACGTGCCACGGCGACGTGGGGAGCATGAGCCAGGTCGTGCAGGTCCGACCGCTAAACATGGGCGATTGTGTCGGCTGCCACCGAGACAATGGCGCGCCGACGGAGTGTGCGACGTGTCACAAGTGA
- a CDS encoding molybdopterin-dependent oxidoreductase: protein MGREERRSQDAPPPGLSLTRRQFLLGSAASAAGAVMFASCAPPPTSEYEGQSRVSVSNDVLTAFENMYATGCQQCGAGCGAVVRVVEGRSKKIDGNPDHPVNFGKMCARGLAAVEEQYHPDRIESPLRQTGPRGHGVFSPVSWNDALDVLVTRIGNLQQAGQGRNVAFLTPPLRGHRALIADRFSRTLGAQWLTLETINEAPFREAVRRVFGQATLPRFDIQNARYVLSFGADWLGTWLSPVHYGTQYGIFRQGNYRLNQFSPKQSRSRGHMVHVDTRFSMTAANADEWVPVPPGGEGLLALGMAQVIMSEGLGDPNGVQALGGARGLDAYTPDRVSQQTGVPAEDIRRLAREFASQRPSIAIGGGLAGAQTNGTDALTAILALNLLVGNVGQQGGVMLNPPPAIQGLPAPSAPSRLADWQSLAGQLRSGQTQAVLLHNVNPVHGLPSALQFREALMGAPFIVSFSSFMDETTALADLVLPSHLPLEDWGDDIPDPGPGFQVVTVQQPVVRPLYDTRSVWDVLLTVGGELGGPFAAALPWDTLRDAIRDGARALQQEQRGNIRDADFERFWNKLLQQGGWWDESRTGGSPGAPSVQGFSAVQPAQFDGDSSYPYSLVAFPHHTLGAGEYAHIPWLQATPDPITSATWQTWVEINPDDARSKGIQEGDIVAIESRDGGRLEVPAYITPAAQRNVLAIPMGQGHTNYTRYGSRDGNMRGVNPLDLLAPLTDQTTGAFAYGATRVRLTKTGRHVNIPKFEGNVVPVQLPGEEVIEITRGEP from the coding sequence ATGGGACGTGAGGAGCGGCGCAGCCAGGACGCGCCCCCGCCTGGATTGAGCCTGACTCGCCGCCAGTTCTTGCTGGGCTCTGCCGCCTCCGCGGCAGGAGCCGTGATGTTCGCGAGCTGCGCGCCGCCCCCAACCTCGGAATACGAGGGGCAAAGCCGGGTCAGCGTCTCGAACGACGTTCTCACGGCCTTCGAGAATATGTACGCCACCGGCTGTCAGCAGTGCGGCGCCGGCTGTGGAGCTGTCGTTCGGGTGGTGGAGGGCAGATCCAAGAAGATCGACGGCAATCCAGACCATCCCGTGAATTTCGGCAAGATGTGCGCCCGCGGGCTCGCGGCGGTTGAGGAGCAATACCACCCGGATCGGATCGAGTCGCCGCTCCGACAGACCGGCCCGCGAGGCCACGGCGTCTTCAGCCCCGTCTCGTGGAATGATGCCCTCGACGTCCTCGTCACCCGTATCGGGAACCTCCAGCAGGCTGGCCAGGGGCGGAACGTCGCCTTTCTGACGCCGCCGCTCCGGGGCCACCGCGCCCTCATCGCCGATCGCTTCTCGCGAACATTGGGCGCCCAGTGGCTGACGCTGGAGACAATCAATGAAGCGCCCTTCCGCGAGGCAGTCCGGCGCGTGTTCGGCCAGGCTACCCTGCCGAGATTCGACATCCAGAACGCGCGCTACGTTCTCTCCTTTGGCGCGGACTGGCTCGGCACGTGGCTTTCGCCGGTGCACTATGGCACCCAATACGGCATCTTCCGCCAGGGGAACTACCGACTGAATCAGTTCTCGCCGAAGCAGAGCCGTTCGCGCGGACACATGGTTCACGTCGACACCCGATTCTCGATGACCGCGGCCAACGCGGACGAGTGGGTCCCGGTCCCCCCCGGTGGGGAAGGGTTGCTCGCCCTGGGAATGGCCCAGGTCATCATGTCCGAAGGCCTGGGTGACCCGAATGGCGTGCAAGCCCTGGGCGGCGCCCGCGGGCTCGACGCCTACACGCCCGACCGCGTGTCCCAGCAGACCGGGGTTCCCGCGGAAGACATTCGACGGCTCGCGCGCGAGTTCGCCAGCCAGCGTCCGAGCATCGCCATTGGTGGTGGGCTCGCGGGCGCGCAAACCAACGGCACAGACGCGCTGACCGCGATCCTCGCCCTCAACCTCCTGGTCGGCAATGTCGGCCAACAGGGCGGGGTGATGCTCAACCCACCCCCCGCGATCCAGGGCCTGCCGGCGCCATCGGCGCCGAGCCGGCTGGCCGACTGGCAGTCCCTCGCCGGGCAGCTTCGGTCTGGCCAGACGCAGGCCGTGTTGCTTCACAACGTGAACCCTGTGCACGGGCTCCCGTCCGCGCTGCAATTTCGCGAGGCGCTGATGGGTGCGCCGTTTATCGTAAGCTTCTCCAGCTTCATGGACGAGACCACGGCCCTGGCCGACCTGGTCCTTCCGTCGCATCTGCCGCTCGAAGATTGGGGCGACGACATCCCCGATCCAGGACCTGGCTTCCAGGTCGTGACCGTGCAGCAGCCAGTCGTTCGCCCACTGTACGACACGCGAAGCGTGTGGGACGTCCTCCTAACGGTGGGTGGTGAGCTCGGAGGGCCGTTTGCCGCGGCGCTCCCATGGGATACCCTGCGCGATGCGATTCGGGACGGCGCTCGAGCGCTCCAGCAAGAACAGCGCGGGAACATTCGAGACGCGGATTTCGAGCGCTTCTGGAACAAGCTGCTCCAGCAGGGCGGCTGGTGGGATGAGTCGCGGACTGGCGGGTCCCCGGGAGCGCCGTCAGTCCAGGGCTTCTCAGCGGTGCAGCCGGCGCAGTTCGATGGTGATAGCAGCTACCCGTACTCGCTCGTCGCGTTTCCGCACCACACGCTGGGCGCCGGCGAGTATGCCCATATCCCCTGGCTGCAGGCGACGCCGGACCCCATCACGAGCGCCACGTGGCAAACGTGGGTCGAGATCAATCCGGACGACGCGCGGAGCAAAGGGATCCAGGAAGGGGACATCGTCGCCATCGAGTCGCGGGACGGGGGAAGGCTCGAAGTTCCGGCGTACATCACGCCCGCCGCGCAGCGAAACGTTCTCGCCATTCCCATGGGCCAGGGCCACACAAACTACACGCGGTACGGGTCCCGGGACGGCAACATGCGCGGTGTCAACCCGCTCGATCTCCTCGCGCCGCTGACCGATCAAACAACGGGGGCTTTCGCATACGGGGCAACCCGCGTGAGGCTGACGAAGACGGGGCGCCACGTCAATATTCCGAAATTCGAAGGCAACGTCGTGCCCGTGCAGCTGCCGGGAGAAGAAGTCATCGAGATCACCCGAGGGGAACCGTGA
- a CDS encoding 4Fe-4S dicluster domain-containing protein: MAQIEPPPGAVQNPAGESPHQWGMVVDIDRCTGCQACVVACQAENNVPINDEQHFLQHRSKEWIRVERYWEIKKLPDGTTDTKSVKARFLPVLCQHCQNAPCEPVCPVYAIYHSNDGLNVQVYNRCVGTRYCANNCQWNVRFFNFEDADWPEPLGSQLNPDVTVRVKGLIEKCTFCIHRIMHAKRNEKLSNRLIRDGDVQPACAQACPTDALVFGDWKEDNSRINRLARDQRSYQLLGELGTEPVVVYLKKVDPNAAETPAARR, encoded by the coding sequence ATGGCGCAGATTGAGCCGCCTCCGGGTGCAGTCCAGAACCCAGCGGGCGAGAGCCCGCACCAGTGGGGGATGGTCGTCGACATCGATCGATGCACCGGATGCCAGGCGTGCGTGGTGGCATGCCAGGCCGAAAACAACGTCCCCATTAACGATGAGCAGCACTTCCTCCAACACCGCTCCAAAGAGTGGATCCGGGTCGAGCGCTACTGGGAGATCAAGAAGCTCCCCGACGGCACGACGGACACCAAGAGCGTCAAGGCGCGCTTCCTGCCCGTGCTCTGCCAGCACTGCCAGAACGCGCCGTGCGAGCCTGTGTGCCCCGTGTACGCCATTTATCACAGCAACGACGGCCTGAACGTTCAGGTCTACAACCGCTGCGTGGGGACGCGCTATTGCGCGAACAACTGCCAGTGGAACGTGCGATTCTTCAACTTTGAAGACGCCGATTGGCCGGAGCCTCTCGGTTCCCAGCTCAATCCCGATGTGACGGTCCGCGTGAAGGGCTTGATCGAGAAGTGCACCTTCTGCATCCACCGCATCATGCACGCGAAGCGGAACGAGAAACTTTCGAACCGTTTGATCCGCGACGGCGACGTGCAGCCAGCGTGCGCGCAGGCATGCCCCACTGACGCGCTCGTGTTCGGCGATTGGAAAGAGGACAACAGCCGAATTAATCGCCTGGCCCGGGATCAGCGGAGCTATCAGCTTCTGGGGGAACTGGGCACCGAGCCGGTCGTCGTGTACCTGAAAAAAGTCGACCCAAACGCGGCGGAGACGCCCGCGGCGCGACGGTAG